The Halalkalibacter krulwichiae genome has a segment encoding these proteins:
- the pheT gene encoding phenylalanine--tRNA ligase subunit beta, with amino-acid sequence MLVSYKWLQDYVDVKEHSAREIAEKMTRGGIEIDFVHQLNQGISGVVVGFVKECQQHPNADKLNVCQVDIGEEELVQIVCGAKNVAAGQHVAVAKVGAVLPGNFKIKKAKLRGEASHGMICSLQELGIDSKLVQKEYSEGIYVFQDEVEVGSDALAALNLDDEVLELDLTPNRADCLNMLGVAYEVAALYEKEVTLPTIELHTNEEKASDYIDVKVEATEDNPYYGAIIIKDVKVGPSPLWLQNRLMAAGIRPISNVVDITNYVLLEYGQPLHAFDYDRFGSKEVVVRRAKNGETIVTLDDQERTLTDDHLVITNGKEPVAIAGVMGGATSEVHSETTTVLLEAAYFKGSTIRKASRDLGLRSDASTRYEKGVAQDRVLAAGRRAAELIAELAGGTVVSGVVEQDIFSYELATVDLDVTRVNSRLGTTISIEDAMSYMDRLGFTYEKEDEVLHVTIPSRRGDIQIEEDLMEEVARLFGYDNIPTTLPVGATIQGALTDYQKKRRHVRRVLERSGLSQVITYSLTNPEKAKGFAFELTHTPVTLAMPMSEDRSTMRTSLIPHLFDVLSYNVNRKNQDVHVYEVGSIFLSDEEKLTNQPTEKEMVAGALTGMWLEHGWQGEKKQVDFFLVKGILENLFRELGIDNEILFEQATLPDLHPGRTALIKLNGEEIGFIGQVHPSKQKELDLKETYVYELQLETLLKHEATPVVYQTLPRFPAMVRDIALVVDSHRSAGEVEAVIRWAGGDLLKNVHLFDLYQGEHMEEGKKSLAFSLTYLDPERTLTDEEVTKVHNEVLKAVEEHVDATLRG; translated from the coding sequence ATGTTAGTTTCATATAAGTGGTTACAAGATTATGTAGATGTAAAAGAACACTCAGCTCGTGAGATTGCTGAGAAGATGACTCGAGGCGGAATTGAAATTGATTTCGTCCATCAATTAAATCAAGGCATTTCTGGTGTTGTGGTTGGTTTTGTTAAGGAATGCCAGCAACATCCAAATGCAGATAAATTGAATGTGTGCCAAGTAGATATTGGTGAAGAAGAGCTTGTTCAAATTGTTTGTGGAGCTAAAAATGTTGCCGCTGGTCAGCATGTCGCTGTTGCAAAAGTTGGAGCTGTTCTCCCTGGCAATTTCAAAATTAAAAAAGCAAAGTTACGCGGGGAAGCTTCTCACGGAATGATCTGTTCCTTACAAGAGCTTGGCATTGATAGCAAATTAGTACAAAAAGAGTACTCAGAAGGCATTTATGTGTTTCAAGATGAAGTGGAAGTGGGAAGTGACGCACTTGCTGCTTTAAATTTAGACGATGAAGTATTGGAACTTGATTTAACTCCAAACCGTGCCGATTGTTTAAATATGTTAGGAGTTGCGTACGAAGTTGCAGCATTGTACGAAAAAGAAGTTACGCTTCCAACGATTGAATTACATACAAATGAGGAAAAAGCTTCAGATTACATTGATGTAAAAGTAGAAGCAACAGAAGACAATCCGTATTACGGCGCAATCATTATTAAAGATGTAAAAGTCGGTCCATCTCCGCTTTGGTTGCAAAATCGTTTAATGGCTGCGGGAATTCGTCCGATAAGTAATGTTGTAGATATTACTAATTATGTCTTGCTTGAGTATGGTCAACCATTGCATGCTTTTGACTATGATCGTTTTGGGTCAAAAGAAGTGGTCGTTCGTCGAGCGAAGAATGGAGAAACGATTGTCACTCTTGATGATCAAGAGCGCACGTTAACAGACGATCACCTTGTTATTACGAATGGAAAAGAGCCTGTTGCGATTGCTGGTGTAATGGGTGGAGCGACTTCTGAAGTCCATTCGGAAACAACGACTGTGTTACTTGAAGCAGCCTATTTCAAAGGTTCAACCATTCGTAAAGCTTCACGTGATCTAGGGCTTCGCAGTGATGCGAGTACAAGATATGAAAAAGGTGTAGCACAAGATCGTGTATTAGCAGCAGGTAGAAGGGCTGCAGAGTTAATCGCGGAATTAGCTGGTGGAACCGTGGTTTCTGGGGTTGTCGAACAAGACATCTTCTCCTATGAGTTAGCTACAGTCGACCTTGATGTCACGCGTGTCAACAGTCGTCTTGGAACAACGATTTCAATAGAAGACGCTATGTCATATATGGATCGTTTAGGCTTCACGTATGAAAAAGAAGACGAGGTATTACATGTTACGATTCCATCACGTCGTGGGGATATACAAATTGAAGAAGATTTAATGGAAGAAGTAGCAAGATTATTTGGTTATGACAACATACCGACAACCTTACCAGTTGGAGCAACCATTCAAGGAGCTTTAACGGATTACCAAAAGAAAAGACGTCATGTGCGAAGAGTACTAGAGCGTTCAGGTCTATCACAAGTAATTACGTACTCTCTAACTAATCCTGAAAAAGCAAAAGGGTTTGCTTTTGAATTGACTCATACGCCTGTAACATTGGCGATGCCAATGAGTGAAGACCGAAGCACGATGCGTACGAGTTTGATCCCACACTTATTTGATGTGTTAAGCTACAATGTTAATCGTAAAAATCAGGATGTGCATGTATATGAGGTTGGTTCAATCTTCTTAAGCGATGAAGAGAAGTTAACGAATCAACCAACTGAAAAAGAAATGGTTGCAGGTGCTTTAACGGGGATGTGGCTTGAACACGGCTGGCAAGGAGAGAAGAAGCAAGTTGATTTCTTCTTAGTAAAAGGAATCCTTGAAAACTTATTCCGTGAACTAGGAATTGATAATGAGATTTTATTTGAACAAGCGACGCTACCTGATTTACATCCTGGAAGAACTGCTCTTATTAAATTAAATGGTGAAGAGATAGGCTTTATCGGTCAAGTTCACCCATCTAAACAAAAGGAACTAGATTTAAAAGAGACTTATGTATACGAGCTTCAATTAGAAACATTACTTAAGCATGAAGCGACACCGGTTGTATATCAAACCCTTCCAAGGTTCCCTGCGATGGTTCGTGACATCGCTCTTGTGGTAGACAGTCATCGCTCTGCTGGAGAAGTAGAGGCAGTCATTCGCTGGGCTGGTGGAGATCTACTAAAGAATGTTCATCTGTTTGATTTATATCAAGGCGAACATATGGAGGAAGGAAAGAAATCACTTGCCTTCTCTCTAAC
- the pheS gene encoding phenylalanine--tRNA ligase subunit alpha, whose product MRERLEALRDEALAKVAVAEDVKALQEVRVAYLGKKGPITEVLRGMGKLSAEERPLIGQMANEVRDAIKAEVEQKEQQLEQAAIEKQLANESIDVTLPGRPVASGSTHPLTAVVEEVEEAFLGLGFSVAEGPEVEVDYYNFEALNLPKDHPARDMQDSFYFTEELLLRTHTSPVQARTMELHKGKGPVKVICPGKVFRRDDDDATHSHQFMQIEGLYVDEHVRMSDLKGVLEQFAKSFFGEDRSIRLRPSFFPFTEPSVEVDVSCGMCNGKGCRICKQSGWIEVLGAGMVHPRVLEMSGFDSTKYSGFAFGMGVERLAMLKYDIDDIRHFYTNDVRFLTQFKRV is encoded by the coding sequence ATGCGTGAACGATTAGAAGCGTTGCGAGATGAAGCGTTAGCAAAAGTCGCTGTCGCTGAAGATGTAAAAGCATTACAAGAAGTTAGAGTTGCTTATTTAGGAAAGAAAGGCCCAATTACAGAAGTACTTCGTGGAATGGGGAAGCTTTCAGCAGAAGAGCGTCCACTTATCGGTCAAATGGCTAATGAGGTTCGAGATGCGATTAAAGCAGAAGTAGAACAAAAAGAACAGCAATTAGAGCAGGCTGCGATTGAAAAGCAATTAGCGAATGAAAGCATTGATGTCACACTGCCAGGTCGCCCTGTAGCAAGTGGATCTACTCATCCATTAACGGCTGTTGTCGAAGAAGTAGAAGAGGCATTTTTAGGGTTAGGTTTCTCAGTTGCAGAAGGTCCTGAGGTAGAAGTTGACTACTATAACTTTGAGGCACTTAATTTACCTAAAGACCATCCTGCCCGTGATATGCAAGATTCCTTTTACTTTACGGAAGAGTTGTTGCTTAGAACGCATACATCTCCTGTACAAGCGAGAACGATGGAGTTGCATAAAGGAAAAGGACCTGTGAAGGTTATCTGTCCAGGGAAAGTATTCAGACGTGATGATGATGATGCAACCCATTCTCATCAATTCATGCAAATTGAAGGGCTGTATGTTGATGAGCATGTTCGTATGAGTGATTTAAAAGGGGTGCTTGAACAATTCGCCAAATCTTTCTTTGGAGAAGATCGTTCGATCCGATTACGCCCTAGCTTTTTCCCATTCACAGAGCCTTCTGTTGAAGTAGACGTTTCGTGTGGAATGTGTAATGGCAAAGGTTGTCGCATTTGTAAACAGTCTGGGTGGATTGAAGTGCTTGGAGCTGGAATGGTTCATCCACGAGTATTAGAGATGAGTGGATTTGATTCAACTAAATACAGTGGCTTTGCTTTTGGTATGGGGGTTGAGCGACTGGCAATGTTAAAGTATGACATTGATGATATTCGTCATTTCTATACGAATGATGTACGTTTTCTAACACAGTTTAAACGGGTGTAA
- a CDS encoding TrmH family RNA methyltransferase, which yields MKRIDSVKNEHVKRWKKLKTKKGRETTGRFLVEGYHLVEEAMKAKMVEYVLVTEEADQQSLKDEDIIIVSEQVLKELSETETPQGIAAVCILPNEPDVERLEGQYLLLDRVQDPGNLGTMIRTADAAGMTGIILGEGSVDVFNSKVIRASQGSIFHLPVIKGNLEEWVNRMKNAMIPVFGTALKEASSYTAVEPLEQFALIMGNEGEGLAPSLLELTDQNIYIPIHGEAESLNVAVAAGILLYYLKS from the coding sequence ATGAAACGAATTGATTCAGTGAAAAATGAACATGTCAAACGTTGGAAGAAATTAAAAACGAAAAAAGGTAGAGAAACGACTGGACGTTTCTTAGTCGAAGGGTATCATCTAGTTGAAGAAGCAATGAAAGCAAAGATGGTTGAATATGTCCTTGTGACTGAGGAGGCCGATCAACAGTCATTAAAAGATGAAGATATCATTATAGTAAGTGAGCAAGTGCTTAAAGAGCTCTCTGAAACAGAAACACCACAAGGAATTGCAGCGGTTTGCATTTTACCGAATGAGCCAGACGTAGAGAGATTAGAAGGGCAATACTTGCTACTAGATCGAGTTCAAGATCCTGGGAATTTAGGGACGATGATTCGAACAGCCGATGCAGCGGGAATGACCGGGATTATATTAGGTGAGGGAAGTGTTGATGTATTCAATAGCAAAGTCATTCGTGCGTCTCAAGGCTCTATTTTTCATTTGCCGGTTATAAAAGGCAATTTAGAAGAATGGGTAAATCGAATGAAAAATGCAATGATTCCAGTATTTGGAACAGCCTTAAAAGAAGCGAGTTCTTATACAGCTGTTGAGCCACTGGAGCAATTTGCCTTAATAATGGGAAATGAAGGAGAAGGACTTGCCCCATCCCTATTAGAGCTTACTGATCAAAACATTTACATCCCGATCCATGGCGAAGCAGAATCACTTAACGTAGCGGTAGCGGCTGGGATTTTGCTCTATTATTTAAAGAGTTAA
- the sspI gene encoding small acid-soluble spore protein SspI, translating to MSFNLRGAIMSNIKGSSEQEVEATIVDAIQRGEEKMLPGLGVLFEVYWKNANEQDKDAICQQISQGLQ from the coding sequence ATGAGTTTTAATTTACGTGGTGCGATTATGTCTAATATTAAAGGGAGCTCTGAACAAGAAGTTGAGGCAACAATTGTTGATGCGATTCAGCGAGGAGAAGAAAAAATGCTTCCAGGTTTAGGTGTACTATTCGAAGTTTATTGGAAAAACGCAAACGAGCAAGACAAAGATGCTATTTGCCAACAAATTAGTCAAGGATTGCAATAA
- a CDS encoding M42 family metallopeptidase has protein sequence MAKLDEKLQMLKDLTDANGIPGNEREARDVMTKYITPFADEVTTDNLGSLVAKKTGKADGPKIMVAGHLDEIGFMVTSIDDKGFLRFQTVGGWWEQVMLAQRVTIMTKNGNIPGVVGSKPPHILAPEARKKPVDKKDMFIDIGASSREEAEEFGVRPGDSVVPVCEFTVMKNEKYLMAKAWDNRIGCAIAIDVLRELQGVDHPNTVYGVGTVQEEVGLRGARTSAHFIQPDIGFGVDVGIAGDTPGVTEKEALAKMGDGPQIVLYDASMVSHKGLRDFVTDTADEHNIPYQFDAMAGGGTDSGAIHLTANGVPALSITVPTRYIHTHAAMLHRDDYENTVRLIVEVIKKLDTETVEKITFN, from the coding sequence ATGGCAAAACTTGATGAAAAACTTCAAATGTTAAAAGATTTAACAGATGCAAATGGCATTCCTGGAAATGAACGTGAAGCTCGAGATGTGATGACAAAATACATAACTCCATTTGCTGATGAAGTCACAACAGACAATTTAGGAAGCCTCGTTGCCAAGAAAACAGGAAAGGCAGACGGACCAAAGATTATGGTTGCTGGTCACTTAGACGAAATTGGATTTATGGTGACAAGCATTGATGATAAAGGATTTTTGCGTTTTCAAACAGTTGGCGGCTGGTGGGAGCAAGTCATGCTAGCGCAACGTGTAACAATCATGACGAAAAACGGGAATATCCCTGGAGTAGTTGGGTCGAAGCCGCCTCATATTCTAGCGCCGGAAGCAAGAAAGAAGCCAGTTGATAAAAAAGATATGTTTATTGACATCGGTGCTTCTAGTCGAGAAGAGGCTGAGGAATTTGGTGTGCGTCCTGGTGACTCTGTCGTTCCAGTTTGTGAATTTACTGTTATGAAAAACGAAAAATATTTAATGGCAAAAGCATGGGATAATCGGATCGGGTGTGCGATTGCGATTGATGTGTTAAGAGAGCTTCAAGGAGTAGACCACCCGAATACGGTTTATGGAGTAGGGACTGTTCAGGAAGAAGTAGGTTTAAGAGGAGCGCGTACGTCTGCTCATTTCATTCAACCTGATATCGGCTTTGGTGTTGATGTTGGAATAGCTGGGGATACACCTGGAGTCACAGAAAAAGAGGCACTTGCGAAGATGGGAGACGGGCCGCAAATCGTGTTATATGATGCTTCTATGGTCTCTCATAAAGGTTTGCGTGATTTTGTGACAGATACAGCAGATGAACATAATATTCCTTACCAATTTGACGCAATGGCGGGTGGAGGAACCGATTCAGGTGCCATTCATTTAACTGCAAACGGTGTTCCGGCGCTGTCAATCACAGTGCCAACTCGTTATATTCATACACATGCAGCTATGCTGCATCGTGATGATTATGAAAACACGGTGAGACTAATCGTTGAAGTAATTAAGAAGCTTGATACAGAAACGGTTGAAAAAATAACTTTTAACTAA
- a CDS encoding dUTP diphosphatase: MDIQTLFKIQKQLNERIMVEHELTGRDMFQEQLLAFIVEIGELANETRCFKYWSRKPSSERSIILEEYVDGLHFVLTLGLTLGFTSVTVKETFEQHESLTEHFLQVLSLANTLKQQQTDVNFQLFMDTFFALGFKLGFSYDEMEQAYLEKNKVNHQRQDQGY, encoded by the coding sequence ATGGATATTCAAACACTGTTTAAAATTCAAAAACAATTGAATGAGCGAATAATGGTTGAACATGAATTGACTGGGCGAGATATGTTTCAAGAACAATTGCTCGCTTTTATTGTGGAGATAGGGGAACTAGCCAATGAAACCCGATGCTTTAAATATTGGAGCCGAAAACCATCTTCTGAACGTTCGATTATTTTAGAAGAGTATGTCGATGGGTTGCATTTTGTATTAACTTTAGGACTGACACTTGGTTTTACATCGGTAACTGTAAAAGAGACTTTTGAACAACATGAATCATTAACTGAGCACTTCTTACAAGTTTTGAGCTTAGCTAATACTCTGAAACAACAGCAAACGGACGTGAATTTTCAATTATTTATGGATACATTCTTTGCGTTAGGTTTTAAGCTAGGCTTTAGTTATGATGAAATGGAGCAAGCGTATTTAGAAAAAAATAAAGTGAATCATCAACGGCAAGACCAAGGATATTAA
- a CDS encoding sigma-w pathway protein ysdB, which produces MVILFRLLLLIALFVLAYSAFKYLFHPKRKLEQAHERKQFFVFDDEKDVRKNFLITYKGIMFEGEKYLGTTDQSFEIVSIYLWAKHIDQLTGLSKEDFQFITDDIHLRYPNAKIEWKSPIKELLKK; this is translated from the coding sequence ATGGTGATCTTATTTAGGTTATTATTATTGATTGCTTTGTTCGTGCTTGCTTATTCTGCTTTTAAATACTTGTTTCATCCAAAAAGAAAATTAGAGCAAGCTCATGAGCGCAAGCAATTTTTTGTATTTGATGATGAAAAAGATGTTCGAAAGAATTTCCTGATTACGTACAAAGGCATCATGTTCGAGGGAGAAAAATATTTAGGAACAACCGATCAATCATTTGAAATTGTATCTATCTACTTATGGGCCAAGCACATCGATCAATTAACCGGTCTTAGCAAAGAAGATTTCCAGTTTATTACAGACGACATCCACTTACGCTATCCCAATGCTAAGATCGAGTGGAAAAGTCCAATAAAAGAATTGCTGAAAAAATAG
- a CDS encoding TVP38/TMEM64 family protein: MEEGFIESSMQFIEQSGWLAPFFFVMLHVFRQVFFIPVLVICLLGGYLFGTLYGAIYSVIGLTAVSVVFYGLIFIFPSMREKLSKVKQRILKTRQLTIPQMMIMRLMPFVHFHIVSLYLIEKTKDIKTYSKYSFFVSIPPAIVYTALGDMIHELPLVGTLLLAILLAILFLFFRKKRTNIRWNDFFAVKKT; this comes from the coding sequence ATGGAGGAGGGATTTATAGAGAGTTCAATGCAGTTCATTGAACAAAGTGGTTGGTTGGCTCCGTTCTTTTTTGTCATGCTCCATGTTTTTAGACAAGTGTTTTTTATCCCTGTTTTGGTCATTTGTCTTTTAGGCGGCTATTTATTTGGAACGCTTTATGGAGCCATATACTCTGTCATAGGCCTCACTGCTGTAAGTGTTGTTTTTTACGGATTAATATTTATTTTTCCAAGCATGAGAGAGAAACTATCAAAAGTAAAACAACGAATATTAAAAACTAGGCAGCTTACAATTCCGCAAATGATGATTATGAGATTGATGCCATTTGTTCATTTTCATATTGTTTCCTTGTATTTAATTGAAAAAACAAAAGATATAAAAACTTATTCAAAATATTCTTTTTTTGTCAGCATTCCGCCAGCTATTGTATACACAGCTTTAGGGGATATGATTCACGAACTTCCCTTAGTTGGAACGTTACTATTAGCCATTCTTCTAGCGATTCTATTTCTCTTTTTTAGAAAAAAGCGTACGAATATTAGGTGGAATGATTTTTTTGCAGTGAAGAAAACATAA
- a CDS encoding DUF1294 domain-containing protein has protein sequence MILTVYLFAVNLLAYVIMGMDKARAKKRQRRIREKTLFLLAFFGGSLGIYVGMRAFRHKTKHKSFTIGIPIILFAQIAVLIFILQVVSA, from the coding sequence ATGATTCTAACTGTCTATTTGTTTGCAGTTAATTTACTAGCATACGTGATAATGGGAATGGACAAGGCCCGAGCGAAAAAAAGGCAAAGAAGGATAAGAGAGAAAACGTTGTTCTTATTAGCATTTTTTGGAGGAAGTCTCGGGATTTATGTAGGAATGAGAGCTTTTCGTCACAAAACAAAGCATAAAAGCTTTACAATAGGAATCCCAATTATCCTTTTTGCCCAAATAGCGGTACTCATCTTCATCTTACAGGTTGTCTCAGCATAG
- the rplT gene encoding 50S ribosomal protein L20, producing MPRVKGGYVARRRRKKVLKLAKGYYGSKHTLFKSAQGQVMKSLLYAYRDRRNKKRDFRKLWITRINAAARVNGLSYSRFMHGLKLAEINVNRKMLAELAVTDEKSFAQLAEKAKASLNA from the coding sequence ATGCCAAGAGTAAAAGGCGGTTATGTCGCTCGTCGTCGTCGTAAAAAAGTTCTAAAGTTAGCTAAAGGTTATTACGGTTCAAAACATACATTATTTAAATCTGCACAAGGTCAGGTAATGAAGTCATTACTTTATGCTTACCGTGATCGTCGCAACAAAAAACGTGACTTCCGTAAATTATGGATCACACGTATCAACGCAGCTGCTCGTGTAAATGGTCTTTCTTACAGCCGTTTCATGCACGGATTAAAGCTTGCTGAAATCAATGTTAACCGTAAAATGCTTGCTGAACTTGCCGTAACTGACGAAAAGTCATTTGCACAACTTGCTGAAAAAGCAAAAGCAAGCCTTAATGCATAA
- the rpmI gene encoding 50S ribosomal protein L35, with product MPKMKTHRGAAKRFKKTGSGKLKRAHAFTSHLFGNKSQKQKRKLRKAGMVHSGDFKRIRSMLTYKK from the coding sequence ATGCCAAAAATGAAAACTCACCGTGGTGCTGCTAAGCGTTTCAAAAAGACTGGTTCTGGGAAGCTAAAGCGCGCACACGCATTCACTAGTCACTTATTCGGTAACAAATCACAAAAGCAAAAGCGTAAGCTACGCAAAGCTGGAATGGTTCATTCTGGTGATTTCAAGCGTATCCGCTCAATGTTAACGTACAAAAAATAA
- the infC gene encoding translation initiation factor IF-3, whose amino-acid sequence MLVNEGIRAREVRLIGANGDQIGVKSKQEALEMASNVNLDLVCVAPNAKPPVCRIMDYGKFRYEQQKKEKEARKNQKVINVKEVRLSPTIEDNDFNTKLRNARKFLEKGDKVKVAIRFRGRAITHSQIGRKVLERLAKECEDIAVVESMPKMEGRSMFLMLAPKAAEK is encoded by the coding sequence ATGTTGGTCAATGAAGGGATTCGTGCACGCGAAGTACGTCTTATTGGAGCAAACGGTGATCAAATCGGCGTTAAGTCAAAGCAAGAAGCTCTTGAGATGGCGAGTAATGTAAACCTTGATTTAGTATGTGTTGCTCCAAATGCGAAACCACCTGTGTGTCGTATTATGGACTACGGAAAATTCCGTTATGAACAACAAAAGAAAGAAAAAGAAGCTCGTAAAAATCAAAAAGTCATCAATGTTAAAGAGGTTCGTTTAAGCCCAACGATTGAAGACAATGATTTTAATACAAAGCTTCGCAACGCTCGTAAGTTTCTTGAAAAAGGAGATAAAGTAAAAGTTGCGATCCGCTTCCGTGGACGTGCTATTACTCACTCTCAAATTGGACGGAAAGTACTTGAGCGTCTTGCAAAAGAATGTGAAGATATTGCAGTTGTTGAATCAATGCCTAAGATGGAAGGGCGCAGCATGTTCTTAATGCTCGCACCTAAAGCTGCTGAAAAGTAA
- the ytxC gene encoding putative sporulation protein YtxC produces MIAIHFETEQDCKQLFRQLTAYIQKYAAYGLGGAVKAEGEDTIILNYEHKHIDFYDSFHPLLASVLTDYVISTKEDLWLLDIIETMFYFTDEDEQQQILTIAKSILEGDRNDLPQMKPFFNRRAYIYDAFAKHLEEETTFYYEPFLTFRLKDYGEILIDCVEMAIDEYMLEQEYQNMIEDFRQYVQYSPANLNVVYVVHDGQFTFYDEHFRRLTREELLFYLQDDLVFEQEVDIDEMVISPLVSMVPQIVHVFTDDPDHGVVLSIQAIFQERMKLYPLKAYEQESN; encoded by the coding sequence TTGATAGCAATCCATTTTGAAACGGAACAAGATTGCAAGCAGCTGTTTCGTCAGCTAACGGCGTATATCCAAAAGTACGCTGCCTATGGCTTAGGTGGAGCAGTAAAAGCTGAAGGGGAAGACACGATAATCCTCAACTATGAACATAAGCATATCGATTTTTATGATTCCTTTCATCCTTTGCTCGCATCTGTTTTAACTGATTATGTGATAAGTACTAAGGAAGATTTATGGTTGTTAGATATTATTGAGACGATGTTTTATTTTACAGATGAAGATGAACAACAACAGATCTTAACGATTGCTAAATCCATTTTAGAGGGAGACCGTAATGATTTACCACAAATGAAGCCGTTCTTTAACAGAAGGGCCTATATCTATGATGCATTTGCAAAGCATTTAGAAGAAGAAACAACGTTTTACTATGAACCGTTTCTAACATTTAGATTAAAAGATTATGGTGAGATTTTAATTGACTGTGTAGAGATGGCAATTGATGAGTATATGCTTGAACAAGAATATCAAAATATGATTGAAGATTTCAGACAGTATGTTCAGTATTCACCGGCTAATCTTAATGTTGTATATGTTGTTCATGATGGTCAATTCACATTTTATGATGAACATTTTCGAAGACTGACGAGGGAGGAACTATTGTTTTATTTGCAAGACGACCTTGTTTTTGAACAAGAGGTTGATATTGACGAAATGGTCATTAGTCCATTAGTGAGTATGGTTCCGCAAATTGTTCATGTCTTTACAGATGATCCAGATCATGGTGTGGTGTTATCGATACAAGCCATTTTTCAAGAGAGAATGAAACTTTACCCGCTAAAAGCATATGAGCAAGAATCTAATTAA
- the mqnC gene encoding cyclic dehypoxanthinyl futalosine synthase: MSIDAILERALNGERLQMEDAIALYESDEVEKMGAAANEVMKKWHPEPITTFVIGRNVNYTNFCDTYCRFCAFYRKPGHKEGYVLSDDVIYKKIEETLDVNGTEILMQGGTNPDLPLSYYTDLLANIKKRYPDIWMHSFSPAEVWKIAEVSGLSVEEVLRSLHEAGLDSMPGGGAEILTEETRLRVSRLKITWEQWIEAMKASKRVGMFGSATMVIGFGESFEERALHLQRIRDAQDETNCFTAFISWLFQPENTGMYKTKKLTPRDYLKNVAISRLFLDNIENFQSSWVTMGPEVGKLSLEYGCNDFGSTMMEENVVSAAGTTHKVNTNEILRLIREAGKIPAQRNTKYETLRVFDDKETAAKDFVMQN; this comes from the coding sequence ATGAGCATTGATGCGATATTAGAACGTGCGCTAAACGGTGAACGCCTGCAAATGGAAGATGCAATTGCTCTTTATGAAAGTGATGAAGTTGAAAAAATGGGCGCAGCTGCAAATGAAGTAATGAAAAAGTGGCACCCAGAACCCATTACAACTTTTGTCATTGGTCGTAATGTGAATTATACGAACTTTTGTGATACGTATTGTCGTTTTTGTGCATTTTATCGAAAGCCTGGCCATAAAGAAGGGTATGTACTTAGTGACGATGTTATTTATAAGAAGATTGAAGAGACGCTTGATGTTAATGGAACGGAAATCTTAATGCAAGGTGGTACGAACCCGGATCTGCCTTTAAGTTATTATACAGATTTGCTCGCAAACATTAAAAAGCGTTATCCGGATATTTGGATGCACTCGTTCTCCCCTGCTGAAGTCTGGAAGATTGCTGAAGTTTCTGGGTTGTCAGTAGAAGAAGTTCTACGTTCATTACATGAAGCTGGACTTGATAGTATGCCTGGAGGCGGAGCTGAAATATTAACGGAGGAAACAAGATTGCGTGTGAGTCGCTTGAAAATTACTTGGGAGCAATGGATTGAAGCGATGAAGGCATCTAAAAGAGTAGGTATGTTTGGTTCGGCAACGATGGTTATTGGATTTGGAGAGTCTTTTGAAGAACGTGCTCTTCATTTACAGCGCATTCGTGATGCTCAAGATGAAACAAATTGTTTTACTGCTTTTATCTCATGGTTATTCCAGCCGGAGAATACGGGTATGTACAAAACGAAAAAGTTAACACCGCGCGATTATTTAAAAAATGTTGCGATCTCTCGTCTTTTCTTAGATAATATTGAAAACTTTCAATCTTCTTGGGTAACGATGGGTCCTGAAGTCGGTAAGTTATCTCTTGAATATGGATGTAATGATTTCGGAAGTACAATGATGGAAGAAAATGTTGTCTCAGCAGCTGGAACAACTCATAAAGTGAACACGAATGAAATCCTTCGTTTGATCCGTGAAGCTGGCAAGATTCCAGCTCAACGTAATACGAAGTACGAAACTCTCCGTGTATTTGACGATAAGGAAACGGCAGCGAAAGACTTCGTTATGCAAAATTAA